The Sphingorhabdus sp. Alg231-15 genome has a segment encoding these proteins:
- a CDS encoding MAPEG family protein, whose amino-acid sequence MTFELAVAGWLTIIYITLVMIQGGLVPGRQGFAWRLGSRDEPQEKTLLQSRADRTVNNHGQAMLMFLPLIFIATFIELSNDMTQIAAGLFLVGRILFAPLYLMGIAYWRSAAFGLTLIALLIFLSQLIGYIL is encoded by the coding sequence ATGACATTCGAGCTCGCTGTCGCCGGTTGGTTGACGATCATCTACATCACCCTTGTCATGATTCAGGGAGGCTTGGTTCCGGGTCGGCAGGGATTTGCTTGGCGGCTGGGTAGCCGTGATGAACCGCAGGAGAAGACACTCTTGCAGAGCCGCGCAGACCGAACGGTGAACAATCATGGTCAAGCGATGTTGATGTTCCTGCCGCTGATCTTCATCGCCACATTTATTGAACTGTCCAACGACATGACCCAGATTGCCGCTGGCCTTTTTTTGGTGGGACGTATCTTGTTTGCACCGCTCTACTTGATGGGAATTGCATATTGGCGTTCAGCAGCATTTGGTCTGACGCTGATTGCGTTGCTAATCTTCTTGTCACAGTTGATCGGGTATATTCTGTAA